The Pseudoalteromonas carrageenovora IAM 12662 DNA window ACCACTTGCTACAATAAGAGAAATAATAAGTGCGAGAACCGCTACTTTACTAATTTTTTGCTTAGTATTATTTGGCTTATTAGCTGTATTTACAGGATCTTTTTTACTTGAAGGCACAGCTGCTTTAGCTGGATTTTTATTATCTGCCGTTACAGGCTTTGACTGTTCGCTCATGTTGCTACCTTGCTGTTTAATACAGGAAAACATAGCGTCATCGCTTGCCCCTGCTGCAATGTGTATATTAGCCGAACTTACCTGTTGCTGCTTTAAATAAGCGGCAATGCGCTCGCTAGCAACATAAAATCGGCACTGTTGTAACCACTGTAATTGTTCTTGAATTAGGTTATTAAATATTGCATCTACTGCTGCATTACTTGTAATGACTATACCTTGTACTTTCAGGCTTTGCCAGTGGTCTGTCCAGTTGATTTTTTCAGCGGCTATTGCCTCACGCTTATACACCACACAATTATTTAAAAAAGCGCCGCGCTCTTTAAGTGTTTTTGCAATATCGGGGCGTCCTGCTTGGCCTTTTACTAACACAATATTACTGCCATCAACTTCCGCTAACGATTTAAGTGCTAATAGACCTTCTGAATCATATTGTTTAGGTACGGCAGCCCTAACACCAAACTGCTCATAAATAGTATCGGCAGTTTGTTGGCCAATGGCATAAAACTGCGCTTTAGTATTAATATTTGGTTTTAACTGGGCGAGTGCTGTTACTGCATCTTGAGATATAAATATTATTTTATCTGCATTTAACAGAGGGCTCAGCTCGGTACTTGAGGGCGTTAAATGGGTAATTTTTAAAACAGGAAATAGCGACGCCTGATAACCCGCTTCCTCAAGTTGCTGAGCAAGGGCTGCGCCTTTTCCTTCGGGCCGAGTTATCAGGATATGTGTCATTTATGCGTCTCTATAAACTTCAGCTAATATTTTATCTGCACCTTGAGCTAGTAGCTTTTTAGCAAGCTCAACACCAATTTTCTCTGCATCATTAATATGACCAGTAACTTCATCGTTTAAAATTTCACTACCATCAACGGCACCAACTAAACCACGTAAATGCACTTGTTCGCCATCAACTAATGCATAAGCGCCTATTGGCACTTGACATCCGCCTTCTAAGTGACGGTTCATGGCACGTTCTGCATTTACACGTATACGTGTTTGCGTATGCTCAAGCGGTGCAAGCAACGCTTTTGTTACTTCATCATCAATACGACATTCAATACCTACAGCACCTTGGCCATTTGCAGGTAATGATACTTCTGGCTCAATATAATCGGCAATACGCTCGCCCATTTCTAAACGAATAAGCCCTGCTGCTGCTAAAATAATAGCATCGTATTGGCCGTCATCTAATTTAGCCAAACGTGTATTGACGTTTCCGCGCAAGTCACGAATTTCTAAATCCGGGCGTAGTGCTCTAATTTGACACTGACGACGTAAACTCGAAGTCCCTACAATCGCACCCTTTGGTAACTCGCTTATGTTAGCAAAGTTATTTGAAACAAATGCATCGCGCGGATCTTCTCGCTCACAAATGGTGTGCAGCGCTAAGCCTTCAGGAAAATCAACAGGTACATCTTTCATAGAATGTACGGCAATATCGGCACGTCCATCTAACATAGCTTGTTCAAGCTCTTTAACAAATAAGCCTTTACCGCCAATTTTAGCAAGTGGGGTATCTAAAATAATATCCCCTTGAGTCGACATAGGGACTAATTCTACGCGCACATCACTATGAAAATGCTCAAGCTGTGCTTTAACAAATTCAGCCTGCCAAAGCGCTAAAGCGCTTTTACGAGTGGCTATGCGTACTAGTTTTGTTTTTTCTGTCATAGGGGTATCCAATTAGTTACTGCTGAATAGCTAAGCTTAGTCAGCTAAAATTCTAAATTCTTTTTGAGCAATTAAATTACTTTTCTCATCAACAACATCAACACGCCAGTGGCCTGTTTGTGTGTCCATAATATTTTTTGTAGAGTACGTTCTGTAACGAGGCGAAGTAACATTAAGCGTAATTTCAGCCATGGTTTCACCCTCATAAGACCAAACATGCTTAACTTGTTGGCCTTGTAAGTTTTTAAGCTCACTAAAAAACGATAAACCTTCATCAAACTGGCTTAACCTTATGTCGGCAGCAAATACATTTGTAGGCTCACGTTTACTTACTTTACGAGTCAGTACTGCACGGCTAATTTTACCTGTATCAATTTGCGCCCCTAAGGCTACACTCGCTACATGTGCATCAGCAGAAAACCCTTCAGTACCTGTTAAAGCACCATCATCACTGTCTAATTCTACC harbors:
- the hemC gene encoding hydroxymethylbilane synthase, which produces MTEKTKLVRIATRKSALALWQAEFVKAQLEHFHSDVRVELVPMSTQGDIILDTPLAKIGGKGLFVKELEQAMLDGRADIAVHSMKDVPVDFPEGLALHTICEREDPRDAFVSNNFANISELPKGAIVGTSSLRRQCQIRALRPDLEIRDLRGNVNTRLAKLDDGQYDAIILAAAGLIRLEMGERIADYIEPEVSLPANGQGAVGIECRIDDEVTKALLAPLEHTQTRIRVNAERAMNRHLEGGCQVPIGAYALVDGEQVHLRGLVGAVDGSEILNDEVTGHINDAEKIGVELAKKLLAQGADKILAEVYRDA